A single Alosa sapidissima isolate fAloSap1 chromosome 17, fAloSap1.pri, whole genome shotgun sequence DNA region contains:
- the LOC121688503 gene encoding SH2B adapter protein 2 isoform X1, translating into MGFIRSHSTGWHGPVMSGHQQAGSSCPELSPSCSSCPLPDWTEFCEVHARASAVDFAAKFRQFVQENPTYDTAGADASFAQRYTHAFLSSFNAALHVQPPSTQPGGASSTPQLPATHFVPFAGLQVCPLPFGQEGFPRRREASSESLDSMDSGGGGGAYAGGGSSSSSSSSRQPAQQKAMGGPLGQSRSSEDVSLTHTHTHTHPRQRFRKGFSLRNMSLCVVDGVRDIWHRRATAAEPEGAGQRRANGTEGAGPGPANEVTEGGRLTASGSWSQRLRLSRSSHTHAHTHAHTRTPRPEQLEVQREGALRFMVADDSSSQGGALWQKCRLLLRRTSQMTTAQRPEGAERFLLEFYVPPKSSKPKVSIPLSAIVEVRTTMPLEMPDKDNTFVLKVENEAEYILETIDSLQKNSWVADIQDCIDPGDSGDDIELASCPHGQPSKEFAMVASCSCELLSEGMHRAVERTCATAAEHYSTPSGRIRELPFTQHPSHIPLERFLQTPEAQEPPVCEADCCGEGERVSLMGLPWFHGTLSRVRAAQMVLGGGARSHGLFVIRQSETRPGEYVLTFNFQGKAKHLRLSVNENGQCHVHHLWFQTVCDMLRHFHTHPIPLESGGSAHITLRSYVQVQRDVAAPQMPPPEREPACRTEAPPPLSLPVAPVTASAAADAPLSSSSPSSPSSSAAAREGGSVGGGLGLHSRSSSSERLLVPPGGPTEDYHDSDAARRPRAVENQYSFY; encoded by the exons atgggtttcatcaggtcccatTCCACAG gttggcATGGCCCAGTAATGAGCGGGCATCAGCAGGCTGGCAGCAGCTGCCCTGAGCTCTCGCCCTCGTGCTCGTCCTGCCCACTGCCCGACTGGACGGAGTTTTGCGAGGTCCACGCTCGCGCCAGCGCTGTCGATTTCGCCGCCAAGTTCCGGCAGTTTGTGCAGGAGAACCCCACGTACGACACGGCGGGTGCAGACGCCAGCTTCGCCCAGCGCTACACACACGCCTTCCTGAGCAGCTTCAACGCAGCGCTGCACGTGCAGCCACCCTCCACACAGCCAGGGGGCGCCAGCTCCACGCCGCAGCTGCCCGCCACACACTTCGTGCCCTTCGCCGGCCTGCAGGTCTGCCCGCTGCCCTTCGGCCAAGAGGGGTTTCCACGGCGACGGGAGGCATCCTCGGAGTCGCTGGACAGCATGGACAGCGGAggagggggcggggcttatGCTGGAGGaggctcctcctcctcgtcctcatcGTCGCGGCAACCAGCGCAGCAGAAGGCGATGGGCGGCCCGCTGGGTCAGTCGCGCAGCTCCGAGGACgtgtcgctcacacacacacacacacacacacacccacggcaGCGCTTTCGCAAGGGCTTCAGCCTGCGCAACATGAGTCTATGCGTAGTGGACGGCGTGCGAGACATCTGGCATCGCCGGGCGACCGCCGCCGAGCCCGAGGGGGCTGGACAGAGACGGGCCAATGGGACCGAAGGGGCGGGACCTGGGCCGGCCAATGAGGTGACAGAGGGGGGGAGATTGACAGCGTCAGGCTCCTGGAGCCAGCGGCTCCGCCTAAGccgcagctcacacacacacgcacacacacacgcacacacgcgcacgcccCGGCCAGAGCAGCTGGAGGTCCAGAGGGAAGGGGCGCTGCGCTTCATGGTGGCCGACGACTCCTCCAGCCaggggggggcgctgtggcagAAGTGCCGGCTGCTGCTCCGCAGGACGTCCCAGATGACCACAGCACAGCGGCCAGAGGGCGCCGAGCGCTTCCTGCTCGAGTTCTACGTCCCGCCAAag tcctcTAAGCCCAAGGTTAGCATCCCACTCTCGGCTATAGTAGAGGTCAGAACCACCATGCCTTTGGAGATGCCCGACAAGGACAACACCTTTGTGCTTAAG gtGGAAAATGAAGCAGAGTACATTCTGGAGACCATTGACTCCTTGCAGAAGAACTCTTGGGTTGCTGATATCCAGGACTGCATAGACcccgg ggacAGTGGAGATGATATTGAGTTGGCCTCTTGTCCTCATGGTCAGCCATCCAAAGAGTTCGCCATGGTGGCATCATGCAGCTGTGAGCTCCTGtctgaag GCATGCACCGGGCTGTTGAGCGCACCTGTGCCACAGCAGCGGAGCACTACAGCACCCCCTCTGGACGAATCAGGGAACTACCATTTACCCAGCATCCCTCACACATCCCCCTAGAGCGCTTCCTACAGACGCCAGAGGCACAGGAGCCCCCAG tgtgtgAGGCGGACTGTTGTGGTGAGGGGGAGCGTGTCAGTCTGATGGGGTTGCCATGGTTTCACGGGACGCTGTCGCGAGTGCGGGCGGCTCAGATGGTGCTGGGAGGCGGGGCCAGGAGCCACGGTCTCTTTGTGATTCGCCAGAGCGAGACACGCCCAGGGGAGTACGTCCTCACCTTCAACTTCCAGGGCAAGGCCAAG cACCTGAGGCTGTCGGTGAATGAGAATGGCCAGTGCCACGTGCACCACCTGTGGTTCCAGACGGTGTGTGACATGCTGcgacacttccacacacaccccatccccCTGGAGTCTGGAGGCTCCGCCCACATCACGCTACGCTCCTACGTGCAGGTGCAGCGAG ATGTTGCCGCTCCTCAGATGCCCCCTCCTGAGAGAGAGCCGGCTTGTCGGACGGAAGCCCCTCCCCCCCTCAGCCTGCCTGTCGCCCCGGTAACCGCATCTGCTGCGGCAGACGCCCCCCTGTCCTCCTCCAGCCCCTCGTCCCCCAGCTCCTCGGCGGCGGCGCGTGAGGGGGGGTCCGTGGGGGGGGGCCTGGGCCTGCACAGCCGCAGTAGCAGCTCAGAGCGCCTGCTAGTGCCCCCCGGTGGCCCCACAGAGGACTACCACGACAGCGACGCCGCCCGCCGACCCAGGGCTGTGGAGAACCAGTACTCCTTCTACTGa
- the LOC121688503 gene encoding SH2B adapter protein 2 isoform X2, giving the protein MSGHQQAGSSCPELSPSCSSCPLPDWTEFCEVHARASAVDFAAKFRQFVQENPTYDTAGADASFAQRYTHAFLSSFNAALHVQPPSTQPGGASSTPQLPATHFVPFAGLQVCPLPFGQEGFPRRREASSESLDSMDSGGGGGAYAGGGSSSSSSSSRQPAQQKAMGGPLGQSRSSEDVSLTHTHTHTHPRQRFRKGFSLRNMSLCVVDGVRDIWHRRATAAEPEGAGQRRANGTEGAGPGPANEVTEGGRLTASGSWSQRLRLSRSSHTHAHTHAHTRTPRPEQLEVQREGALRFMVADDSSSQGGALWQKCRLLLRRTSQMTTAQRPEGAERFLLEFYVPPKSSKPKVSIPLSAIVEVRTTMPLEMPDKDNTFVLKVENEAEYILETIDSLQKNSWVADIQDCIDPGDSGDDIELASCPHGQPSKEFAMVASCSCELLSEAGMHRAVERTCATAAEHYSTPSGRIRELPFTQHPSHIPLERFLQTPEAQEPPVCEADCCGEGERVSLMGLPWFHGTLSRVRAAQMVLGGGARSHGLFVIRQSETRPGEYVLTFNFQGKAKHLRLSVNENGQCHVHHLWFQTVCDMLRHFHTHPIPLESGGSAHITLRSYVQVQRDVAAPQMPPPEREPACRTEAPPPLSLPVAPVTASAAADAPLSSSSPSSPSSSAAAREGGSVGGGLGLHSRSSSSERLLVPPGGPTEDYHDSDAARRPRAVENQYSFY; this is encoded by the exons ATGAGCGGGCATCAGCAGGCTGGCAGCAGCTGCCCTGAGCTCTCGCCCTCGTGCTCGTCCTGCCCACTGCCCGACTGGACGGAGTTTTGCGAGGTCCACGCTCGCGCCAGCGCTGTCGATTTCGCCGCCAAGTTCCGGCAGTTTGTGCAGGAGAACCCCACGTACGACACGGCGGGTGCAGACGCCAGCTTCGCCCAGCGCTACACACACGCCTTCCTGAGCAGCTTCAACGCAGCGCTGCACGTGCAGCCACCCTCCACACAGCCAGGGGGCGCCAGCTCCACGCCGCAGCTGCCCGCCACACACTTCGTGCCCTTCGCCGGCCTGCAGGTCTGCCCGCTGCCCTTCGGCCAAGAGGGGTTTCCACGGCGACGGGAGGCATCCTCGGAGTCGCTGGACAGCATGGACAGCGGAggagggggcggggcttatGCTGGAGGaggctcctcctcctcgtcctcatcGTCGCGGCAACCAGCGCAGCAGAAGGCGATGGGCGGCCCGCTGGGTCAGTCGCGCAGCTCCGAGGACgtgtcgctcacacacacacacacacacacacacccacggcaGCGCTTTCGCAAGGGCTTCAGCCTGCGCAACATGAGTCTATGCGTAGTGGACGGCGTGCGAGACATCTGGCATCGCCGGGCGACCGCCGCCGAGCCCGAGGGGGCTGGACAGAGACGGGCCAATGGGACCGAAGGGGCGGGACCTGGGCCGGCCAATGAGGTGACAGAGGGGGGGAGATTGACAGCGTCAGGCTCCTGGAGCCAGCGGCTCCGCCTAAGccgcagctcacacacacacgcacacacacacgcacacacgcgcacgcccCGGCCAGAGCAGCTGGAGGTCCAGAGGGAAGGGGCGCTGCGCTTCATGGTGGCCGACGACTCCTCCAGCCaggggggggcgctgtggcagAAGTGCCGGCTGCTGCTCCGCAGGACGTCCCAGATGACCACAGCACAGCGGCCAGAGGGCGCCGAGCGCTTCCTGCTCGAGTTCTACGTCCCGCCAAag tcctcTAAGCCCAAGGTTAGCATCCCACTCTCGGCTATAGTAGAGGTCAGAACCACCATGCCTTTGGAGATGCCCGACAAGGACAACACCTTTGTGCTTAAG gtGGAAAATGAAGCAGAGTACATTCTGGAGACCATTGACTCCTTGCAGAAGAACTCTTGGGTTGCTGATATCCAGGACTGCATAGACcccgg ggacAGTGGAGATGATATTGAGTTGGCCTCTTGTCCTCATGGTCAGCCATCCAAAGAGTTCGCCATGGTGGCATCATGCAGCTGTGAGCTCCTGtctgaag CAGGCATGCACCGGGCTGTTGAGCGCACCTGTGCCACAGCAGCGGAGCACTACAGCACCCCCTCTGGACGAATCAGGGAACTACCATTTACCCAGCATCCCTCACACATCCCCCTAGAGCGCTTCCTACAGACGCCAGAGGCACAGGAGCCCCCAG tgtgtgAGGCGGACTGTTGTGGTGAGGGGGAGCGTGTCAGTCTGATGGGGTTGCCATGGTTTCACGGGACGCTGTCGCGAGTGCGGGCGGCTCAGATGGTGCTGGGAGGCGGGGCCAGGAGCCACGGTCTCTTTGTGATTCGCCAGAGCGAGACACGCCCAGGGGAGTACGTCCTCACCTTCAACTTCCAGGGCAAGGCCAAG cACCTGAGGCTGTCGGTGAATGAGAATGGCCAGTGCCACGTGCACCACCTGTGGTTCCAGACGGTGTGTGACATGCTGcgacacttccacacacaccccatccccCTGGAGTCTGGAGGCTCCGCCCACATCACGCTACGCTCCTACGTGCAGGTGCAGCGAG ATGTTGCCGCTCCTCAGATGCCCCCTCCTGAGAGAGAGCCGGCTTGTCGGACGGAAGCCCCTCCCCCCCTCAGCCTGCCTGTCGCCCCGGTAACCGCATCTGCTGCGGCAGACGCCCCCCTGTCCTCCTCCAGCCCCTCGTCCCCCAGCTCCTCGGCGGCGGCGCGTGAGGGGGGGTCCGTGGGGGGGGGCCTGGGCCTGCACAGCCGCAGTAGCAGCTCAGAGCGCCTGCTAGTGCCCCCCGGTGGCCCCACAGAGGACTACCACGACAGCGACGCCGCCCGCCGACCCAGGGCTGTGGAGAACCAGTACTCCTTCTACTGa